In Helianthus annuus cultivar XRQ/B chromosome 9, HanXRQr2.0-SUNRISE, whole genome shotgun sequence, the following are encoded in one genomic region:
- the LOC118482105 gene encoding protein ALP1-like, translating into MINFYYNEYFADGDGSTDEELEQEAVTSACQLAVRYVNHSRRPQAQKNKRGYVERDRRAAHDRLMKDYFDKAPTFSNEFFRRRFRMSKRLFLRIVNDLEANYDYFKQKPDARGALGFTGIQKCTSALRILAYGNTTDINDEYLKMAEKTTRDSLEHFCRGIIDVYGARYLRTPTWEDLQKIYEVHNAEHGLPGMIGSIDCMHWRWDNCPTAWRGQHTRGDQKGPTIILQAVASQDLWVWSAYFGVVGSCNDINVFEQSPLLEEWISGKAPKASFYANGNYYPHGYYLSDGIYPRYSIFVKTFSDPIDDKRAYFKKVQESSRKDIERCFGVLKQRWQYLRNPCRAWSKQKMRDAMYACIIMHNMILEDEGKAMCQNYVPEAVQQEHPQASMEERVNNARELRYEPYHSQLMVDLVHHAWSVQYVPPEGEEETEDEEDEVGEGEESEDEN; encoded by the exons ATGATAAATTTTTACTACAACGAGTATTTTGCGGATGGCGATGGTTCGACCGATGAGGAGcttgagcaagaggcggttacaAGTGCATGTCAACTAGCGGTGCGATATGTCAACCATTCTCGTCGGCCCCAAGcacaaaaaaataaaagaggctatgttgaacgagaccgacgcgcggcacacgatcgtttgatgaaagactattttgacAAGGCGCCGACATTTTCAAACGAATTTTTTAGGCGTCGTTTCCGGATGAGTAAGCGGTTGTTTCTACGCATAGTCAACGACTTGGAAGCCAACtacgattattttaaacaaaaaccggatgcgagaggggcacttggatttaccggtatccaaaagtgtacgtcggcattacgaatccttgcttatggtaacactaccgacatcaacgacgagtatctaAAAATGGCGGAGAAAACAACACGAGATAGCTTGGAACATTTTTGTCGCG gtataatTGATGTGTACGGTGCGCGTTATCTTAGAACGCCTACATGGGAGGACCTTCAAAAGATCTACGAGGTACATAATGCCGAGCATGGTTTGCCTGGTATGATCGGGAGCATAGATTGCATGCATTGGCGTTGGGATAACTGCCCGACTGCATGGCGAGGCCAACACACACGTGGTGACCAAAAAGGACCCACTATTATTCTTCAGGCGGTTGCTTCacaggacctttgggtttggtcggcttactttggcgtggtcgggtcatgcaatgatatcaatgtttttgaacaatcgccgttgttagaggagtggatttctggcaaagctccaaaagcgtcgttttacgcaaatggaaactactacccccatggatattatttgagcgacggaatttatcctaggtattcgattttcgtgaagacgtttagtgatcctattgatgacaaaagagcatactttaaaaaggttcaagagtcttcacgaaaagacattgagagatgctttggggttctAAAACAACGCTGGCAATActtgagaaatccttgtcgtgcatggagcaagcaaaaaatgagagatgctatgtacgcttgtataatcatgcacaacatgattttggaagacgaaggaaaggcgatGTGCCAGAATTATGTGCCAGAAGCCGTTCAACAGGAGCATCCGCAGGcgtcaatggaagaaagagtgaataatgcgcgagagttgcgttacgaaccgtaccattcccagttaatggttgatttggtACACCACGCATGGTCGGTTCAGTACGTACCACCTGAGGGAGAGGAAGAAACGGAGGACGAGGAAGACGAAGTTGGCGAGGGTGAAGAAAGCGAAGAcgaaaactag
- the LOC110878744 gene encoding uncharacterized protein LOC110878744: protein MEEDDHGESVTCIFIFFIATAFQFGDKFLALKKRQASMSEKDLQLRAEIKRLLKEAAALSQPSTFAQAAKLRRAAAAKEKELAKTQETLTMEMKTSFGLYERILMISKIVVFTVLTLWLWRVPVAAISKELVQPFGWFLSWTATSSVNDNVMIGIVPWLILSNKVGRYFVKKVFKFA from the exons ATGGAAGAAGATGATCATGGAGAATCGGTAACGTGTATATTCATATTCTTCATCGCAACGGCCTTCCAGTTTGGTGACAAGTTCTTAGCACTCAAGAAGAGG CAAGCATCCATGAGTGAGAAGGATCTGCAGTTGCGTGCTGAGATCAAGAGACTGTTGAAAGAGGCAGCTGCTTTATCACA GCCTTCAACGTTTGCTCAAGCTGCAAAACTAAGGAGAGCGGCAGCAGCTAAGGAGAAGGAACTTGCAAAAA CTCAAGAGACACTGACCATGGAGATGAAAACGTCATTTGGGTTATACGAAAGAATCCTTATGATTTCAAAG ATCGTTGTTTTTACTGTACTTACCCTGTGGCTTTGGCGTGTTCCTGTGGCTGCTATATCTAAAGAACTTGTGCAGCCGTTTG GTTGGTTTTTATCATGGACTGCTACATCTTCTGTCAATGACAATGTGATG ATTGGCATCGTACCTTGGTTGATATTATCCAACAAGGTTGGCAGATACTTTGTTAAGAAAGTCTTCAAGTTTGCTTAA